One Vicinamibacterales bacterium DNA window includes the following coding sequences:
- a CDS encoding DUF5818 domain-containing protein, with protein MTTHRYVTAAVWRRIGLLALLLSAAPPTAAQEPQTFTGVVTDEICGVGGHAGMQMGPTDGDCARACAEEHGAPFVLVDGEHVYQLSNQALPRPLAGQRVRVVGTLDRATDTIQVQSITGA; from the coding sequence ATGACCACTCACCGATACGTCACGGCCGCCGTGTGGCGGCGGATCGGGCTGCTCGCCCTCCTCCTGTCGGCCGCGCCGCCGACCGCGGCGCAGGAACCGCAGACCTTCACGGGCGTCGTCACCGACGAGATCTGCGGGGTGGGCGGGCACGCGGGCATGCAGATGGGCCCGACCGACGGCGACTGCGCGCGCGCCTGCGCCGAGGAACACGGTGCGCCGTTCGTGCTGGTGGACGGCGAGCACGTCTACCAGCTCAGCAACCAGGCCCTGCCACGGCCGCTCGCGGGCCAGCGCGTCCGTGTCGTGGGCACGCTCGATCGCGCGACGGACACGATCCAGGTGCAGTCGATCACGGGCGCGTAG
- a CDS encoding LysM peptidoglycan-binding domain-containing protein, whose product MARPPAPRANADGGLRTSLYADVVVMGRTFRVETAFGSGDTIFGVRLGDVSLGEILQYLVSLVPGAGHFSLDAPWSALNEVPLRNLELQLNATTNAVGFTYDQLNLNLAFARIDVLELWYGPGDAAGATGEAAASSLQVKLYGRFLDKTYAYPDQPLGWDLLRQPPPAVPSGGPPAFDLDYLGLGQRVTLRDARAFTSMQGIIDALVASYADVDGAVSPLRRLPALKFDGASGWLVGARFSALDTITLSVIFNDPTMYGLRVELRGERAKAFAGLQFEILYRRIGDGLGVYHVDLRLPDAMRRFDLGAVSLSLPLVVVDVYTNGDFLLDLGFPYDLDFTRAFALSTFVGPVPVVGAGGIKFGALSGATSTLVPRVTNGRLAPVIAFGLGLRIGVGKELQSGAMSGGMLVTLDGLLEGVLAFFEPEHPGLPKDTYFRVHGAIRIAAHVYGRIDFKVIQASLDVYAYAQVSVAMEAYAATVIVLEAGVHASVRVKVLFATVTLSFSTTVRARFTIGTASPPPWTIEAPATARALAAGAPAGFRLLPGGAVQAVDAYAALRDRPLPWRAGLVLGERRTLDVFIGPMVTLGVASDYPAPPGPTGAGAAPDEARGVQLLLQMFVSLGETDPARAAGFDALAQAELLWALQNVHDGLHAAAGRAAVLVSTATTVTRSALEFVQHDLTAANPRAPITYCRIVDFLRENFRFRVRAMPADGAVAAGVTLFPVPPYLTLSTSDAGVRVDFETFDPCSEEYVALLEEYFRQLAVPVDGSGGTGGPPAHLAPESTSSAPTSLAAVVFGDYFTLILREMVRASLDVFDGLTVTPATGESLTALVHAYGVAGVDPLRDIALANQDAGTFFAAGSVIPVPGLRAQVREGETLAGFSARFGFEPTAFVTSQQRVLGLLAVGATIAIPGPAPDTGRVETIRPGDTWAGLAEAHQCTVEALAADPANLASPDLLAKQFTIALPPVTVGITSDARLSPRAIAQRLGIDVGEVVAAAETAGVAYETVRLPAFEQLPAGALFAELTARGAFAAAAAMTARSFLGGTRLPDPRRTPAGAPRGTRRVGDPSWSDEPLYPLAILTGQQWAAPPVLPADYRITLTRNLLTGDAECQRPEIVFESAFPDSQIDVALSAADVAAVTAFRELLKRPAPFAPNVLSVTRQAPYAVAERRFPVGVGRPWVTPAPLPFASAGQATGTPLVFDLPDDLRTQLAASPPAAPDVRLMTGPPGVAGAPAPEAREIAARAWATRVRFLLARVESPGRPDAFIAGLYTVRASDVTSSRLLLQAMAALAPPSTPGATGPPTPRLDLLYPSNAADPLGASLQSDAVTPAEVLLVKANLSTDTHAPTRLTGGTMHAAPPDASGHATLAEPLPFLRLLWEACVTNAGGFYLRYHAGEGESLPAQLFNQSETAPFELLITAVDTTGAPVRAQAHHNAVICAENLASGAPNVFVAPPVVAAPKDATLAAIAKALGAPATQATLALANATTRHLLRPGLVVALPDSGRYTVQVGDTLLDLALREKTPDLARVAAAVDAVKNPLVEGATLHVDTGWVRRQGVIPPGTAGLRVLRTDPDPSTGEAAPPDRQAAPETRLQVLFNLLTCRLAPTAAFRAGPSGLPVPPATDALPPPAAPWRYSRRLGIAPFAASPNAADDPWADPYVGLGGEAAIAFDLLDVFGNRVLPAGSVPTLTVPIRYGDAVVPLAQWPSIVSSFDARQEAQLDVRLTFDAGHYAPSTSGSVAATASRAAADGRLMARIAAQLGQPDVVIGLWASFGLGEVRGDKAALLDLAAAAIRYLDTVGGLRALTHAAAAGEVLRAIAARYRVDVVTLATANALDARVLAASAVLSIPTLYVTVLTDSLGAISDRFGGDPDPGALARLNAGVRLQPGVRLTIGQTVVAARAGDTLTTVASRADVPLEDIGRANAGVEHIFPSGTQVLVRMSTAPVRPGDTLSHVAAAHGLALGDLAAANADTAGWLAAGAVLAIPLHATIAPEHRTATVTIADGDCLGSIATGLGIGVDRLARANADVTGLLRVGAALRYRPAGAGPSAADETLPVAEHDTLATLLAALRARPGCHAATLSALAAQNTSAPGLLAPGAWCLAPPEDVVQTFAPGRDQDLHICPLAVELRIRRASSLIDPALTDDAGTGVAASPVAPHLTSDPSQPGDDALSLRDFGRRFADAFDGLRLATSGDAPAAAGATAAATGRLMVVAWADVSYLIDTTPFFFAPRPLLNRLWSSDPAYPVPVPRYAAGAITGATDTLVTGVDLDRVGRAFLAAIDRALSPAIGVTACERLGAGAEYDQILAAKAALARAVRNQVTAVVDPPPQTAPPDLEAARDALHQRLLVELASGYDVDAVVQFPARVQSPFADPATAPRLAGRVTAVSFTVPDDATLERLAQHFDAPVSTFARLAADLPYLLCPGATVLGHEIAATDTLRTVADALGRTLEAFAAAVARTGGLFQAGASLGLVTTRRAVQADDTIGVLLDRLAPGVPLAPALQTFLEMNGATPGLVAGGATVALAMSAVRTDDTLDTVAVRAGVTALACAESNRGRADVLLAGAAVDRPDRHPYTIREGETFDSLAAAMGSPLADVVSGIASMPGLLRPGATMAWPPEAVKRHTAHAGESLEAVAAALQVPVRDLAEGVLDDPGLLEPAVTVGYLARAPECSITTRKLTLVNGASPLTFLVALSRHAAVRSIGVDLTFAAGELEYDIQDAKAQGYQSSRWLTFAEPLQRPLARIDVPIALRSYPRAPVMLSQEIRYAEAPADLQALKTYDYAYTYAYSGAAQDQLQTDVEINLPDPALARANSDPRDTLPYWLAKYDGIAAALWTDLGVLATPDALDSAPLASAARGALHVLAEMAAGIARAWSAWTAAPVADAALPAPRFHVRCRDVGGGHVRATIGARAGDAGRPLPPSAPGLLVRARRLEGPAAGGRLARSSAAPAGPDEAGGPLPDLVLSHVVRGLDLIQAQNIRGYVDVTRNVGLLPDRATRPEFVYAIDRVTALEVAWPLVVHHGPVDMASAAPLPQPRPRTLWGRLASFFAALLEVTPASPEHAGRDVRIGVSFLLPLNGGAGSDGPTAAATAIVATVPVALRPAAAFVPARDLTAADGACAQLADAMTAWMGAHGAPPQGGVFVFDVTVFARLGTTAPDAGGRPLLSLTNVRLALADVDPATTA is encoded by the coding sequence ATGGCCCGGCCCCCGGCTCCGCGCGCGAACGCCGACGGCGGACTCAGGACGAGTCTGTACGCCGACGTCGTCGTGATGGGACGGACCTTCCGGGTGGAGACCGCCTTCGGGAGCGGCGATACGATCTTCGGCGTCCGGCTGGGGGACGTCTCGCTCGGGGAGATCCTGCAGTACCTCGTGAGCCTCGTGCCGGGCGCGGGCCACTTCTCGCTGGACGCGCCGTGGTCCGCGCTGAACGAAGTGCCGCTCAGGAACCTCGAGCTGCAGCTCAACGCGACGACGAACGCCGTCGGGTTCACGTACGATCAGCTGAACCTGAACCTCGCCTTCGCCCGGATCGATGTCCTCGAACTCTGGTACGGGCCGGGCGACGCGGCGGGCGCCACCGGCGAGGCGGCCGCCAGCAGCCTCCAGGTGAAGCTCTACGGCCGCTTCCTCGACAAGACCTACGCGTATCCGGACCAGCCGCTCGGCTGGGATCTGCTGCGGCAGCCGCCGCCGGCGGTGCCGAGCGGCGGTCCCCCGGCGTTCGACCTGGACTACCTGGGCCTGGGACAGCGGGTCACGCTGCGCGACGCCAGGGCCTTCACCTCGATGCAGGGCATCATCGACGCGCTGGTGGCCTCGTACGCGGACGTCGACGGCGCCGTCAGTCCGCTCCGTCGGCTCCCGGCGCTGAAGTTCGACGGGGCGTCGGGATGGCTCGTGGGCGCGCGCTTCTCGGCGCTCGACACGATCACGCTGAGCGTCATCTTCAACGACCCGACGATGTACGGGCTCCGGGTGGAGCTCAGGGGCGAGCGCGCCAAGGCGTTCGCGGGGCTGCAGTTCGAGATCCTCTACCGGCGGATCGGGGACGGCCTCGGCGTGTACCACGTGGACCTCCGCCTGCCCGACGCCATGCGGCGGTTCGATCTGGGCGCCGTCTCGCTGAGCCTGCCCCTGGTCGTCGTGGACGTCTACACCAACGGCGACTTCCTGCTCGATCTGGGCTTCCCGTACGACCTCGACTTCACGCGCGCCTTCGCCCTCTCGACCTTCGTCGGGCCGGTCCCGGTGGTGGGCGCGGGCGGCATCAAGTTCGGCGCGCTGAGCGGGGCGACGAGCACGCTCGTCCCGCGGGTCACCAACGGCCGGCTCGCCCCCGTGATCGCGTTCGGCCTCGGGCTCCGGATCGGCGTGGGCAAGGAACTGCAATCCGGGGCCATGAGCGGGGGCATGCTCGTCACGCTGGACGGGCTCCTGGAGGGCGTCCTGGCGTTCTTCGAGCCCGAGCACCCCGGCTTGCCGAAGGACACCTACTTCCGGGTGCACGGCGCGATCCGAATCGCCGCACACGTCTACGGCCGCATCGACTTCAAGGTGATCCAGGCGTCGCTCGACGTGTACGCCTACGCCCAGGTCTCGGTCGCCATGGAGGCGTACGCCGCCACGGTGATCGTGCTCGAAGCGGGCGTGCACGCCTCGGTGAGGGTCAAGGTGCTGTTCGCGACGGTGACGCTGTCGTTCAGCACGACGGTCCGCGCGCGCTTCACCATCGGCACGGCGAGTCCGCCCCCCTGGACGATCGAGGCGCCGGCCACGGCGCGCGCCCTCGCCGCCGGCGCGCCGGCCGGCTTCCGGCTGCTGCCCGGCGGCGCCGTGCAGGCCGTCGACGCGTATGCGGCCCTGCGCGATCGGCCGCTCCCGTGGCGCGCGGGACTGGTCCTCGGCGAGCGGCGCACGCTGGACGTCTTCATCGGTCCCATGGTCACGCTCGGCGTCGCGTCCGACTATCCCGCGCCGCCGGGGCCGACCGGCGCCGGCGCGGCCCCGGACGAGGCGCGTGGCGTGCAGCTGCTGCTCCAGATGTTCGTGTCGCTCGGCGAGACGGACCCCGCGCGGGCGGCGGGCTTCGACGCCCTGGCGCAGGCCGAGCTCCTGTGGGCGCTGCAGAACGTGCACGACGGGCTGCACGCGGCCGCTGGCCGCGCGGCGGTGCTCGTCTCGACCGCGACCACCGTGACCCGCAGTGCCCTGGAGTTCGTCCAGCACGACCTGACGGCCGCCAACCCGCGAGCGCCGATCACCTACTGCCGGATCGTGGACTTCCTCCGCGAGAACTTCCGTTTCCGCGTGCGCGCCATGCCCGCCGACGGCGCGGTCGCGGCGGGCGTCACGCTGTTCCCGGTGCCGCCCTATCTCACGCTGTCGACGTCCGACGCCGGCGTCCGCGTGGACTTCGAGACGTTCGACCCGTGCAGCGAGGAGTACGTGGCGCTCCTCGAGGAGTACTTCCGGCAGCTCGCGGTGCCCGTCGACGGGAGCGGCGGCACCGGCGGGCCGCCCGCGCACCTGGCGCCCGAGTCGACGTCCAGCGCGCCCACCTCGCTCGCCGCGGTGGTGTTCGGCGACTACTTCACGCTGATCCTTCGCGAGATGGTCCGCGCGTCGCTCGACGTCTTCGACGGACTGACCGTGACGCCCGCCACCGGGGAGTCGCTGACGGCGCTCGTGCACGCCTACGGCGTCGCCGGCGTGGATCCGCTGCGCGACATCGCGCTCGCGAACCAGGACGCCGGGACGTTCTTCGCTGCCGGCAGCGTCATCCCGGTGCCGGGTCTGCGCGCCCAGGTGCGCGAGGGCGAGACGCTGGCAGGCTTCTCGGCCCGTTTCGGCTTCGAGCCGACGGCGTTCGTCACCAGCCAGCAGCGCGTCCTGGGCCTGCTCGCCGTCGGGGCGACGATCGCCATCCCTGGTCCCGCGCCCGACACCGGCCGCGTCGAGACGATTCGTCCGGGCGACACCTGGGCGGGGCTGGCCGAGGCGCACCAGTGCACGGTGGAGGCGCTCGCCGCGGATCCGGCGAATCTCGCCTCGCCCGATCTCCTCGCGAAGCAGTTCACCATTGCGCTTCCGCCCGTCACCGTCGGCATCACGTCCGATGCGCGGCTGTCGCCCCGCGCCATCGCCCAGCGGCTCGGCATCGACGTGGGCGAGGTCGTCGCCGCCGCGGAGACCGCCGGCGTGGCCTACGAGACGGTGCGGCTGCCGGCGTTCGAGCAGCTGCCGGCCGGCGCGCTCTTCGCCGAGCTGACCGCGCGCGGCGCGTTCGCCGCCGCCGCCGCGATGACCGCGCGCTCGTTCCTGGGAGGGACGCGGCTGCCGGATCCGCGGCGGACGCCAGCCGGCGCCCCACGCGGGACGAGGCGCGTCGGGGACCCGTCGTGGAGCGACGAGCCGCTGTACCCACTGGCCATCCTGACGGGTCAGCAGTGGGCGGCTCCGCCGGTCCTTCCGGCCGACTACCGGATCACGCTCACGCGCAATCTCCTCACCGGCGACGCCGAGTGCCAGCGTCCCGAGATCGTGTTCGAGTCCGCGTTCCCCGACTCGCAAATCGACGTCGCGCTGAGCGCGGCGGACGTGGCCGCGGTCACGGCGTTCCGGGAACTGCTGAAGCGGCCCGCCCCGTTTGCGCCGAACGTGCTGTCGGTGACGCGGCAGGCCCCGTACGCCGTGGCGGAACGACGCTTCCCCGTCGGCGTGGGCCGCCCGTGGGTCACGCCGGCGCCGCTCCCGTTCGCCAGCGCCGGCCAGGCGACGGGCACGCCCCTGGTGTTCGATCTGCCGGACGATCTGCGCACGCAGCTCGCGGCGTCGCCGCCCGCGGCGCCCGACGTGCGGCTCATGACGGGGCCGCCTGGCGTCGCCGGCGCGCCGGCGCCCGAGGCGCGCGAGATCGCGGCGAGGGCCTGGGCCACCCGCGTCCGCTTCCTGCTGGCGCGCGTCGAGTCGCCGGGACGGCCGGACGCGTTCATCGCCGGCCTCTACACGGTCCGCGCCAGCGACGTCACCTCGTCGCGGCTGCTGCTGCAGGCCATGGCCGCGCTGGCTCCGCCATCGACGCCTGGGGCGACCGGGCCACCGACCCCGCGGCTGGATCTCCTCTACCCGTCCAACGCCGCCGACCCGCTCGGCGCCTCGCTGCAATCGGACGCGGTCACGCCGGCCGAGGTGCTGCTGGTGAAAGCGAACCTCTCCACGGACACGCACGCGCCGACGCGTCTCACCGGCGGGACGATGCACGCGGCGCCGCCCGACGCGTCCGGTCACGCGACGCTGGCCGAGCCGCTGCCGTTCCTCCGGCTGCTGTGGGAAGCCTGTGTCACCAACGCCGGCGGGTTCTACCTGCGCTACCACGCCGGCGAGGGCGAGTCGCTGCCGGCGCAGCTGTTCAACCAGTCGGAGACCGCCCCGTTCGAACTCCTGATCACGGCCGTCGACACCACGGGCGCGCCGGTCCGCGCCCAGGCCCACCACAACGCCGTCATCTGCGCCGAGAACCTGGCGAGCGGCGCCCCGAACGTGTTCGTCGCACCGCCCGTGGTCGCCGCGCCGAAGGACGCGACGTTGGCGGCGATCGCCAAGGCGCTCGGGGCACCCGCGACCCAGGCCACCCTGGCGCTGGCCAACGCCACGACCCGCCACCTGCTGCGGCCCGGCCTCGTGGTCGCGCTGCCGGATTCGGGCCGCTACACCGTGCAGGTGGGCGACACGCTCCTCGATCTCGCGCTACGCGAGAAGACGCCCGACCTCGCCCGCGTGGCCGCGGCCGTGGACGCGGTGAAGAACCCGCTCGTCGAGGGCGCGACCCTGCACGTCGACACCGGCTGGGTCAGGCGTCAGGGCGTCATCCCGCCGGGCACCGCCGGCCTGCGCGTCCTGCGAACCGACCCCGACCCGTCGACGGGCGAGGCCGCCCCGCCCGATCGGCAGGCCGCGCCCGAGACCCGCCTGCAGGTGCTGTTCAACCTGCTCACCTGCCGCCTGGCGCCGACCGCCGCGTTCCGCGCCGGCCCCTCCGGCCTGCCCGTTCCCCCGGCGACCGACGCCCTCCCGCCGCCGGCCGCGCCGTGGCGCTACAGCCGCCGGCTCGGCATCGCCCCGTTCGCGGCCTCGCCGAACGCGGCCGACGACCCGTGGGCCGATCCCTACGTCGGCCTCGGCGGAGAGGCCGCGATCGCCTTCGACCTGCTCGACGTCTTCGGCAACCGCGTGCTCCCGGCCGGCAGCGTGCCGACGCTGACGGTGCCGATCCGCTACGGCGACGCCGTCGTGCCGCTCGCCCAGTGGCCGTCCATCGTGAGCAGCTTCGACGCGCGGCAGGAGGCGCAGCTCGACGTGCGGCTCACCTTCGACGCCGGCCACTATGCGCCGTCCACGTCGGGATCGGTGGCGGCCACGGCCTCGCGAGCCGCCGCCGACGGCCGGCTCATGGCACGCATCGCCGCGCAGCTCGGTCAGCCGGACGTGGTGATCGGATTGTGGGCGTCCTTCGGCCTCGGGGAAGTGCGCGGGGACAAGGCGGCGCTGCTCGATCTCGCGGCGGCCGCGATCCGGTACCTCGACACGGTCGGCGGCCTGCGGGCGCTGACGCACGCCGCGGCCGCCGGCGAGGTCCTGCGCGCGATCGCCGCCCGGTACCGCGTCGACGTCGTCACCCTCGCGACCGCCAACGCCCTCGATGCCCGCGTGCTGGCCGCCAGCGCGGTCCTGTCGATTCCCACCCTGTACGTGACCGTCCTCACCGACTCGCTGGGCGCGATCTCGGACCGGTTCGGCGGCGATCCGGATCCAGGCGCGCTGGCGCGCCTCAACGCCGGCGTGCGCCTCCAGCCCGGCGTCCGCCTCACGATCGGCCAGACGGTGGTGGCCGCGCGGGCCGGGGACACGCTGACCACGGTGGCGTCGCGGGCGGACGTGCCCCTCGAGGACATCGGCCGGGCCAACGCCGGCGTGGAACACATTTTTCCGTCAGGAACGCAGGTGCTGGTACGGATGAGCACGGCGCCGGTGCGGCCTGGCGACACGCTGTCGCATGTCGCGGCGGCGCACGGCCTGGCGCTCGGCGATCTCGCGGCCGCCAACGCCGACACCGCCGGCTGGCTGGCCGCCGGCGCCGTCCTCGCCATTCCGCTGCACGCGACGATCGCCCCGGAGCACAGGACGGCCACCGTCACGATCGCCGATGGGGACTGCCTGGGCAGCATCGCCACGGGGCTGGGGATCGGCGTCGATCGGCTCGCGCGGGCCAACGCGGACGTCACGGGACTCCTGCGCGTCGGCGCCGCGCTCCGGTATCGGCCGGCTGGCGCCGGCCCGAGCGCCGCCGACGAGACCCTCCCGGTCGCCGAACACGACACGCTCGCGACGCTGCTCGCGGCCCTGCGCGCCAGACCCGGATGCCACGCCGCGACGCTGTCGGCCCTGGCCGCGCAGAACACGTCGGCCCCGGGGCTCCTGGCGCCCGGGGCGTGGTGCCTGGCGCCGCCCGAGGACGTGGTCCAGACCTTCGCGCCCGGCCGCGACCAGGACCTGCACATCTGTCCGCTCGCGGTCGAGCTCCGCATCCGCCGCGCGTCCTCGCTGATCGATCCCGCCCTGACCGACGATGCCGGGACCGGCGTGGCCGCCTCGCCCGTCGCGCCGCACCTGACGAGCGACCCGTCGCAGCCCGGGGACGACGCCCTGAGCCTCCGCGACTTCGGCCGCCGATTCGCGGACGCCTTCGACGGGCTGCGGCTGGCCACGAGCGGTGACGCGCCGGCCGCCGCCGGCGCGACGGCCGCGGCAACGGGACGGCTGATGGTCGTGGCGTGGGCCGATGTCAGCTACCTGATCGACACGACGCCGTTCTTCTTCGCGCCGCGCCCGCTCCTGAACCGGCTGTGGTCGTCCGATCCCGCGTATCCCGTGCCCGTGCCCCGCTACGCGGCCGGCGCCATCACCGGCGCCACCGACACCCTCGTCACGGGCGTGGACCTCGATCGCGTCGGGCGCGCGTTCCTGGCCGCCATCGACCGTGCCCTGTCCCCGGCCATCGGCGTCACGGCGTGCGAACGCCTCGGCGCCGGCGCCGAGTACGACCAGATCCTGGCCGCGAAGGCCGCGCTCGCCCGCGCGGTCAGGAACCAGGTGACGGCCGTGGTCGACCCACCGCCGCAGACCGCGCCGCCGGATCTCGAAGCCGCGCGTGACGCCCTCCATCAACGCCTGCTGGTGGAACTGGCCTCCGGCTACGACGTGGACGCCGTGGTCCAGTTCCCGGCCCGGGTGCAATCGCCGTTCGCGGATCCGGCGACGGCGCCCCGCCTGGCCGGACGCGTCACGGCGGTGTCGTTCACGGTGCCCGACGACGCCACGCTCGAACGGCTGGCCCAGCACTTCGACGCGCCCGTGTCCACCTTCGCGCGCCTCGCCGCGGACCTGCCGTACCTGCTGTGCCCGGGGGCGACGGTGCTGGGCCACGAGATCGCGGCCACCGACACGCTCCGCACCGTCGCCGACGCGCTCGGGCGCACGCTGGAGGCGTTCGCGGCCGCCGTCGCGCGCACCGGCGGGCTGTTCCAGGCGGGAGCGTCGCTCGGCCTCGTCACGACGCGGCGCGCCGTCCAGGCGGACGACACGATCGGCGTGCTGCTGGATCGGCTCGCCCCGGGCGTCCCACTGGCGCCGGCCCTGCAGACCTTCCTCGAGATGAACGGCGCCACGCCCGGGCTCGTGGCTGGGGGCGCGACCGTGGCCCTGGCGATGTCGGCCGTCCGGACGGACGACACGCTGGACACGGTGGCCGTGCGCGCCGGCGTCACGGCGCTCGCGTGCGCCGAATCGAATCGCGGCCGCGCCGACGTGCTCCTCGCCGGCGCTGCCGTCGACCGGCCGGATCGCCATCCGTACACGATCCGCGAGGGGGAGACCTTCGACTCGCTCGCCGCCGCGATGGGCTCCCCGCTGGCCGACGTCGTGAGCGGCATCGCGTCGATGCCCGGCCTGCTGCGCCCGGGCGCGACGATGGCCTGGCCGCCCGAGGCCGTGAAGCGGCACACCGCGCACGCGGGCGAGAGTCTCGAGGCCGTGGCCGCCGCCCTGCAGGTGCCCGTACGGGATCTGGCCGAGGGCGTCCTGGACGATCCCGGGCTCCTCGAGCCGGCCGTCACCGTGGGCTACCTGGCCCGCGCACCCGAGTGCTCCATCACCACGCGGAAGCTGACGCTCGTCAACGGCGCCTCGCCGCTGACGTTCCTCGTGGCGCTGAGCCGCCACGCCGCCGTCCGCAGCATCGGGGTGGATCTGACCTTCGCCGCCGGCGAGCTCGAATACGACATCCAGGACGCCAAGGCGCAGGGGTACCAGTCGTCGCGCTGGCTGACCTTCGCCGAGCCGCTGCAGCGGCCGCTGGCGCGCATCGACGTCCCCATCGCCCTGCGCAGCTATCCGCGGGCGCCGGTGATGCTCTCGCAGGAGATCCGCTACGCCGAGGCCCCGGCCGACCTCCAGGCGCTGAAGACGTACGACTACGCCTATACGTACGCGTACTCCGGCGCGGCGCAGGACCAGCTGCAGACCGACGTCGAGATCAACCTTCCCGACCCGGCGCTGGCGCGCGCCAACAGCGACCCGCGCGACACGCTGCCCTATTGGCTCGCGAAGTACGACGGCATCGCGGCCGCCCTGTGGACGGACCTCGGCGTGCTCGCCACGCCCGACGCCCTGGACAGCGCCCCGCTGGCCAGCGCGGCGCGGGGGGCGCTGCACGTGCTGGCGGAGATGGCCGCCGGCATCGCCCGGGCCTGGAGCGCCTGGACGGCGGCGCCGGTCGCCGACGCGGCGCTTCCGGCACCCCGCTTCCACGTGCGCTGCCGCGACGTCGGCGGCGGACACGTGCGGGCCACGATCGGCGCGCGCGCAGGCGACGCCGGCCGGCCGCTCCCGCCGTCGGCGCCCGGGCTGCTCGTCCGCGCGCGTCGACTCGAGGGGCCGGCGGCCGGCGGCAGGCTGGCGCGATCGTCGGCGGCGCCCGCCGGTCCCGACGAGGCGGGAGGCCCGCTCCCGGACCTCGTGCTGTCTCACGTGGTGCGCGGCCTGGATCTGATCCAGGCGCAGAACATCCGCGGCTACGTGGACGTCACCCGCAACGTCGGGCTGCTGCCAGACCGGGCCACCCGCCCGGAGTTCGTGTACGCGATCGATCGCGTGACGGCGCTCGAGGTCGCCTGGCCCCTGGTGGTGCACCACGGCCCGGTGGACATGGCGTCGGCCGCCCCACTGCCGCAGCCGCGGCCGCGCACCCTGTGGGGCCGGCTGGCCAGCTTCTTCGCGGCGCTGCTGGAGGTGACGCCGGCATCGCCCGAGCACGCCGGCCGCGACGTCCGGATCGGCGTCTCGTTCCTCCTGCCCCTCAACGGCGGCGCGGGGTCGGACGGGCCGACGGCCGCGGCCACTGCGATCGTCGCCACCGTCCCCGTCGCCCTTCGTCCTGCGGCGGCGTTCGTGCCCGCCCGCGACCTCACGGCCGCGGATGGCGCCTGTGCCCAGCTGGCCGACGCGATGACCGCGTGGATGGGCGCCCACGGCGCGCCGCCGCAGGGCGGCGTCTTCGTCTTCGACGTGACGGTCTTCGCGCGGCTCGGGACCACCGCCCCTGATGCCGGGGGCCGGCCGCTCCTGTCGTTGACGAACGTGCGGCTCGCGCTCGCCGATGTGGATCCCGCCACGACCGCCTGA
- a CDS encoding PhzF family phenazine biosynthesis protein: MRRLPFHTLDVFTTRPYAGNPLAVVLEADGLSDAQMQQVAREFNLSETIFVQAPGDTAHTAGVRIFFPNGEIPFAGHPTIGCAILLATLGAAPDDPLDVTITLEERAGLVPVHVTRRDGHPHAIFTAPVVPVEVPASGVDAASAARALGLRPSDIGFGGHAPRAFEGGPRFLHLPLATRDALARARPIEPHWSAIVDAVGTDAGYCYTPGGDHPDTAYRARMFAPTALTPEDPATGSATALLAAQLLVSEALGNGTHRWRLEQGYEMGRPSDLVLEADVVAGRLAAVRVAGHAVPVMSGHVAI; this comes from the coding sequence ATGCGCCGCCTGCCCTTCCACACGCTCGACGTCTTCACCACCCGCCCCTACGCGGGGAACCCACTGGCCGTCGTGCTCGAGGCCGACGGGCTCTCGGACGCTCAGATGCAGCAGGTGGCGCGCGAGTTCAACCTGTCCGAGACGATCTTCGTCCAGGCGCCCGGGGACACGGCGCACACGGCAGGGGTTCGCATCTTCTTTCCGAACGGCGAGATCCCGTTTGCCGGACATCCCACCATCGGCTGCGCGATCCTGCTCGCGACGCTGGGCGCCGCACCGGACGACCCGTTGGACGTCACGATCACCCTCGAGGAGCGCGCAGGACTCGTCCCCGTGCACGTCACACGGCGCGACGGACATCCGCACGCGATCTTCACCGCGCCGGTCGTGCCCGTGGAGGTGCCGGCGTCCGGCGTGGACGCGGCCTCGGCGGCGCGCGCCCTCGGACTCCGCCCCTCCGACATCGGGTTCGGCGGCCACGCCCCGCGGGCGTTCGAAGGCGGGCCGCGCTTCCTGCACCTGCCGCTGGCCACGCGCGACGCCCTGGCCCGCGCGCGTCCGATCGAGCCCCACTGGTCGGCGATCGTGGACGCGGTGGGCACCGACGCCGGCTATTGCTACACGCCGGGCGGCGACCATCCGGACACGGCCTATCGCGCGCGGATGTTCGCGCCGACCGCGCTCACGCCCGAGGATCCGGCCACGGGATCGGCCACGGCGCTCCTGGCCGCGCAGCTCCTGGTGTCGGAGGCGCTCGGCAACGGCACCCACCGGTGGCGGCTGGAACAGGGGTACGAGATGGGGCGGCCGTCGGACCTCGTGCTCGAAGCCGACGTCGTCGCCGGCCGGCTCGCCGCCGTGCGTGTCGCCGGCCACGCGGTGCCCGTGATGAGCGGCCACGTGGCGATCTGA